The genomic window AATCCGGAATACGACCAAGACTGTCAGGGTGAGTTTGGACGACGATTAGAGTCATGCCAAAGCCGATTGGTCCTGGTCCTCGGCTCGGTATTTCATATGCGATTGAGGGGATGGATGGAGGGGTTTGCTGGTGAATTTAGCTAGTACGACCTGTCACGCGGTTACGAGACGTACTTGACAACCTGTATACTCCGTACGGAGCTGccctgattttttttttttttttgtactttGCCAAATCTCAATGCAAGCTCAGCCCCGGGTTTTCGGAGTGTAACCTGTACCTATGCCGCAGGCAGTAGCAGGAAAGATAGGATGCGTGGGTCTTTTGTTTGACGGGCAGTTTGGTACTGAGGACCGGATTATGCAGGCTGCGGGGGTAAATGATAGACGCAACAAATGACCACTCCGATGCTAGGCTACCTAGCGCAGATATTAACTTGATTACAGTATGTCGTTAATCCCGCTCTCCGGATGAGACTTTGTCTGGAATCGGGAGCAGAAAGGTACAAGCCGGGTTGGGCAGTCGGGGCAGGGTAGCCTGCTACGCGGTAGGTGAAGATACCCTGTCCCAGTTTTACCCACCTCACCCGAGAGAGAATGGGCCAATCCCATCGGCCTGATTTCCAGCaggaccgcgacgggggGTTTAAAGAAGTGGACATGGAATTTCCACATGTAATCTCTCGTTCTGGCGGGCACCGAAACGGGGGTCTGTTCTACTCCGAATCCGACGTACCAGAAGCTAAACCTTCTTTTCTACAATAGGTCGGACTTACTTGTGCCAACTGTCCAATCCTATCTAACTCCGGTCCCATCTCACACCCGGTATTGTCGGACGTCCTTACCCAGCCAGCCAAACTAAAATCTCTACGAGCAAAAGCCTCGCACAAACCATTCCGTCTTCACCAGTGGAAGCGATCCAAAAGAGACCCCAAATAAGCCTAGACGCgacaagccaaaaaaaaagaagaaaaaaaaaatacagacAAAATGGCCGAGAAGACGTTCACGTACCAGGATGTTGCTGAGCACAACACCAAGAAGGACCTCTTCATGGTGATCCACGACAAGGTCTACGATGCCACCAAGTTTGTCGACGAGCACCCGTAAGCAACGCCTTTCAACCCTCGAACAGCATTGCGATCTACATAATGAGGGCAAAGACTTCTGACCCAAGACGAAAACGAGAAAACTAACAACTATTTCCACAGTGGTGGCGAGGAGGTCATGCTGGATGTAGGCGGTCAGGATGCGACGGAGGCTTTCGAGGATGTCGGCCACAGCGACGAGGCCCGCGAGACACTAGACACTCTACTCGTTGGCAAGCTCGAGCGCAAGGTATGTTTTGTTCAATTCTCTATTTTCGTTTTTGCTCAGTCTTCCATGCGCGCCCCTCCCTCTTCTTTACCCCTCCTACGCAGTATGTACTGCATAGTTTatgatttttcttttgctaaCCCGGGACAAATTTTTCCCTTCCATCAGGCTGGCGACCCTACACCTAAGACACACAACTCGGGCTCTCTGGCACCACAGGCCCAAACGGGCGCCGCTTCGGGCATGGGCATTGGGCTGTACGCAGTTATCCTCATCGGTGGTCTCGCCGCCTACGCCGCCTACCAGtacctgcagcagcagcagcagcaaacaGCCTCCGCTTAGGTTGGCTTGCTTTTGTTGTTTACAGAATATAGTTAAATGCGCGATGAGGCGGATTAAAGACCGTGACGATGCAGGACAATATAAAGCTTGTGCGGTTGCGCTTTACAGACCTTgcatgtttttgtttttacctTGACGTGTACGGTCTCTTCTCGGGTCTCATTCTGGGTCTCTTTCTGGGTCTCTTTCTGGGTCTCCTCCCAGGCCTACCTTGAAATGTATGGTCTCTTCCAATGTCATGAAAGGATGCCtgccagaaaaagaaaga from Pyricularia oryzae 70-15 chromosome 4, whole genome shotgun sequence includes these protein-coding regions:
- a CDS encoding cytochrome b5, which encodes MAEKTFTYQDVAEHNTKKDLFMVIHDKVYDATKFVDEHPGGEEVMLDVGGQDATEAFEDVGHSDEARETLDTLLVGKLERKAGDPTPKTHNSGSLAPQAQTGAASGMGIGLYAVILIGGLAAYAAYQYLQQQQQQTASA